The Muricauda sp. SCSIO 65647 genome includes a region encoding these proteins:
- a CDS encoding cytochrome c oxidase subunit II: MTTLLILTVLVLVAIAIWQMTKIFELSQLRAETSKSEIADDGDNNSNGYLMFGFLIFIYGITIFSFAKYSKVLLPEAASAHGGGYDTLMWVSFAIIFFVQFITQALLHYYAYKYRGKKGKKALFFADNDRLEFIWTIIPVIVLAGLIIWGLYSWTNIMDVNEEDDPLIIELYAQQFNWTARYAGEDNVLGDASVRLIDINKANVLGIDEADPNGTDDVIVKELHLPVGRKVNFMMRSQDVLHSAYMPHFRAQMNCVPGMITQFSFTPTITTEQMRLNPDVVEKVKRTNALRAEWAAEGRPDSDPWEFDYVLLCNKICGKSHYNMQMKIIVETEEEFNKWMAEQKTFAETLLSDEPETEVTPAATGEAEEILEEVAVEVIEE, encoded by the coding sequence ATGACAACACTATTGATATTGACAGTTTTGGTTTTGGTGGCCATTGCAATTTGGCAAATGACCAAGATTTTTGAATTGTCACAACTAAGGGCCGAGACCTCGAAATCAGAAATTGCCGATGATGGTGATAACAATAGCAATGGTTATCTGATGTTTGGCTTTTTGATTTTTATCTATGGCATCACCATTTTCAGTTTCGCCAAGTACTCGAAAGTGCTATTGCCAGAGGCAGCTTCTGCACATGGCGGGGGTTATGATACGCTGATGTGGGTGTCTTTTGCCATCATCTTCTTTGTTCAGTTCATTACACAGGCATTATTGCACTACTATGCATATAAGTATCGGGGCAAAAAGGGAAAAAAAGCACTTTTCTTTGCAGATAATGACCGATTGGAGTTTATATGGACCATCATTCCCGTGATCGTTCTTGCAGGATTGATCATCTGGGGGCTTTATTCTTGGACCAATATCATGGATGTCAATGAAGAAGACGACCCCTTGATCATTGAGCTATATGCACAACAATTCAATTGGACAGCCAGATACGCAGGTGAAGACAACGTATTGGGCGATGCCAGTGTGCGGCTGATCGATATCAACAAGGCCAATGTGCTCGGCATTGATGAGGCCGACCCCAACGGCACAGATGATGTCATTGTAAAAGAACTGCACCTTCCGGTAGGTAGAAAGGTGAATTTCATGATGCGATCACAAGATGTACTGCATTCGGCCTATATGCCACACTTCAGGGCGCAGATGAACTGTGTACCGGGCATGATTACCCAGTTTTCGTTCACGCCCACCATAACTACTGAGCAGATGCGTTTAAACCCTGATGTGGTCGAAAAAGTGAAAAGAACAAACGCCCTTAGGGCCGAATGGGCTGCTGAAGGGCGACCTGATTCAGACCCTTGGGAATTTGATTATGTTCTACTGTGCAACAAGATTTGCGGTAAGTCGCACTATAATATGCAGATGAAGATCATTGTTGAAACAGAAGAAGAGTTCAACAAATGGATGGCCGAACAAAAGACCTTTGCCGAAACCCTCTTGTCTGATGAACCTGAAACCGAGGTAACACCTGCAGCAACTGGCGAAGCAGAAGAGATTCTTGAAGAAGTCGCAGTAGAAGTGATAGAAGAATAA
- a CDS encoding quinol:cytochrome C oxidoreductase: protein MYTFSNRLKIGSFILMALGVICLATGFLSAPSTVEEAKEMVAAAHHDGHGGDHGETVAHHDEGHDASHDEHLLHQLQNRPWAALYTAAFFFFMIALGVLAFYAVQRAAQAGWSPMLFRVMEGITAYLVPGGIIVFVILVLSVLHMNHLFVWMDADVVAHDKLLQGKAGYLNPTFFLIRAALFLGGWIFYREYSRRLSLAQDESDDISNFKKNFRISAGFLVFYLVTESMMSWDWIMSLDPHWFSTLFGWYVFASMFVSGITVIAMVTVYLKSKGYLTEVNDSHIHDLAKFMFGISIFWTYLWFGQFMLIWYANIPEEVTYFVTRIEDYKLPFFGMLALNFIFPLLILMNSDYKRVNWFVIMTGIIILVGHYLDVFNMVMPATVGDQWGIGISEIGGILFFAGLFIFWVFTAMTKAPLQPKRNPFLEESRQFHY from the coding sequence ATGTACACGTTCTCAAACAGACTCAAGATAGGATCTTTTATACTGATGGCACTTGGAGTCATTTGTCTTGCAACGGGCTTTTTGAGTGCCCCAAGTACGGTTGAGGAGGCCAAAGAAATGGTCGCTGCCGCACATCATGATGGCCATGGAGGTGACCACGGGGAAACCGTTGCCCATCATGATGAGGGCCACGATGCCTCACATGATGAGCATCTCTTGCACCAATTGCAGAACCGGCCTTGGGCGGCATTATATACCGCTGCTTTCTTTTTCTTCATGATCGCCTTGGGCGTATTGGCCTTTTATGCCGTTCAACGTGCGGCCCAAGCAGGTTGGTCCCCAATGCTCTTCAGGGTCATGGAGGGCATTACCGCTTATCTGGTGCCCGGTGGGATCATTGTTTTTGTGATTCTCGTATTATCGGTATTGCATATGAACCATCTATTTGTTTGGATGGATGCCGACGTGGTCGCACACGATAAATTGCTACAAGGTAAAGCCGGTTATCTGAATCCGACGTTCTTTTTGATACGTGCTGCCCTGTTTTTGGGTGGATGGATTTTCTACCGCGAATACTCAAGAAGACTCTCGTTGGCACAGGATGAATCAGATGATATTTCAAATTTCAAAAAGAATTTCAGGATCTCTGCCGGATTCTTGGTATTCTATCTCGTCACCGAGTCCATGATGTCTTGGGACTGGATTATGAGCCTTGACCCGCACTGGTTCAGTACCTTGTTTGGCTGGTACGTCTTTGCAAGCATGTTCGTTTCAGGCATTACGGTGATTGCCATGGTGACCGTTTATCTAAAGTCAAAAGGATACTTGACCGAAGTCAACGATAGTCACATTCATGATTTGGCAAAGTTCATGTTCGGGATCAGTATTTTCTGGACCTATCTTTGGTTTGGCCAGTTCATGCTGATATGGTACGCCAATATTCCCGAAGAGGTGACCTACTTTGTTACAAGAATTGAAGATTATAAACTGCCTTTCTTCGGTATGTTGGCCCTTAACTTCATATTTCCTTTGTTGATATTGATGAATAGTGATTATAAGCGGGTTAACTGGTTTGTGATCATGACCGGTATCATTATTTTGGTGGGCCATTACCTAGATGTTTTCAATATGGTCATGCCGGCCACCGTAGGCGATCAATGGGGAATAGGCATTTCAGAGATCGGAGGCATCCTTTTCTTTGCCGGGTTGTTTATTTTCTGGGTGTTCACGGCCATGACAAAAGCACCTTTACAACCCAAGAGAAATCCATTTCTTGAAGAAAGCAGACAGTTTCACTATTAA
- a CDS encoding c-type cytochrome: MKQLVKITSILALVLAISACADKNEPNYQFMPNMYEPVGYETYEGVDNGLFPEGTAALQPAENTISRGWMPYGFENTPEGRELAREQQSPLDSLAMEDNLAKGAELYAIYCAVCHGNKGDGQGTLVKREKILGVPSYADAGRDITVGSSYYVMYYGLNSMGSYASQFANEEEMWQVAEYVMKLKQDLTK, from the coding sequence ATGAAGCAGTTGGTAAAGATAACATCGATTTTGGCTCTCGTTCTTGCAATATCGGCCTGTGCTGATAAGAACGAGCCCAATTACCAGTTTATGCCCAATATGTACGAACCGGTAGGTTACGAAACATATGAGGGTGTTGACAATGGTCTTTTTCCCGAAGGTACTGCGGCCCTTCAGCCCGCTGAGAATACCATTTCGAGGGGGTGGATGCCCTACGGGTTCGAAAATACCCCAGAGGGGCGCGAGTTGGCAAGAGAACAACAAAGCCCTTTAGATTCATTGGCGATGGAAGATAACTTGGCCAAGGGAGCAGAGTTGTACGCGATTTACTGCGCTGTTTGCCATGGAAACAAAGGTGATGGACAAGGAACTTTGGTGAAACGTGAAAAAATTCTAGGCGTTCCCAGTTATGCCGATGCTGGTAGGGACATTACGGTAGGTAGCAGCTATTATGTGATGTACTATGGGCTGAACTCAATGGGCTCTTATGCATCCCAGTTCGCAAATGAAGAAGAAATGTGGCAGGTGGCCGAATATGTCATGAAATTAAAGCAAGACTTAACAAAATAG
- a CDS encoding DUF3341 domain-containing protein, with protein sequence MASKVIHALYNDDDILMKAVKEVRSAHHHIEEVYTPFPVHGLDKAMGLADTRIAITSFMYGCLGLTVAIVMMNYMMIQDWPQDIGGKPSFTYLDNMPAFVPIMFEMTVFFAAHLMVITFYLRSKMWPFKKAENPDIRTTDDHFLMEVGVHDNEKELTELLWETGAVEVNTIEK encoded by the coding sequence ATGGCTTCAAAGGTTATACACGCACTTTACAATGACGATGACATCTTGATGAAGGCCGTCAAAGAAGTCAGGTCGGCACACCATCATATAGAAGAGGTATATACACCTTTTCCCGTGCATGGGCTCGACAAAGCGATGGGGCTGGCCGATACCCGAATTGCCATCACATCGTTTATGTACGGCTGCCTTGGGCTGACCGTGGCAATCGTGATGATGAACTATATGATGATTCAAGACTGGCCGCAAGATATTGGGGGCAAACCAAGTTTTACTTATTTGGACAATATGCCGGCCTTCGTGCCCATTATGTTCGAGATGACAGTTTTCTTTGCCGCCCACTTGATGGTGATCACATTTTACTTACGAAGCAAGATGTGGCCTTTCAAAAAAGCTGAAAATCCTGATATACGAACCACCGATGACCATTTTTTAATGGAAGTGGGGGTGCACGACAACGAAAAGGAATTGACAGAACTGCTTTGGGAAACCGGTGCTGTCGAAGTCAATACTATAGAAAAATAG
- the nrfD gene encoding NrfD/PsrC family molybdoenzyme membrane anchor subunit, giving the protein MASHYEAPIRKPLVLGDKGYHDVTVDIAAPVEGKANKQWWIVFTIALLAFLWGLGCIIYTISTGIGVWGLNRTVNWAWDITNFVWWVGIGHAGTLISAVLLLFRQKWRMAINRSAEAMTIFSVIQAGLFPIIHMGRPWLGYWVLPIPNQFGSLWVNFNSPLLWDVFAISTYLSVSLVFWWTGLLPDFAMIRDRAVKPFQKKIYSLLSFGWTGRAKDWQRFEEVSLVLAGLATPLVLSVHTIVSFDFATSVIPGWHTTIFPPYFVAGAIFSGFAMVQTLLIIMRKVCHLEAYITVQHIELMNIVIMITGSIVGCAYITELFIAWYSGVEYEQYAFLNRATGPYWWAYWSMMTCNVFSPQFMWFKKLRTSIMFSFFISIVVNIGMWFERFVIIVTSLHRDYLPSSWTMFSPTFVDVGIFIGTVGFFFVLFLLYSRTFPVIAQAEVKSILKSSGERYKRLREEGKAMYQMPSAKKEVKKAEVQETEDKSKDVSTLLDSLGTFDPETDTPDDLKKVKGIGPQMEKALNQIGIYSFEQVSRMTEKEYDLLDSITGSFPGRAQRDDWAGQAQELKNKK; this is encoded by the coding sequence ATGGCGTCGCATTACGAAGCACCTATTCGAAAACCCCTAGTACTCGGTGATAAGGGATATCACGACGTAACGGTTGATATAGCCGCTCCGGTAGAGGGAAAGGCGAACAAACAGTGGTGGATTGTCTTTACCATTGCCCTGTTGGCATTTCTTTGGGGTCTCGGATGCATCATTTATACGATTTCAACGGGTATCGGAGTTTGGGGACTCAACCGAACCGTTAACTGGGCCTGGGACATCACCAACTTTGTCTGGTGGGTAGGTATCGGTCACGCCGGTACGCTGATTTCAGCGGTACTTTTGTTGTTCAGGCAAAAATGGAGAATGGCCATTAACCGATCTGCTGAGGCCATGACCATCTTCTCGGTGATTCAAGCAGGGCTTTTTCCGATTATCCACATGGGGCGCCCATGGTTGGGGTATTGGGTGTTGCCAATTCCGAACCAGTTCGGGTCGCTTTGGGTAAACTTCAACTCACCCTTGCTCTGGGACGTATTTGCGATTTCTACCTACCTATCGGTTTCATTGGTCTTCTGGTGGACTGGACTGCTTCCTGATTTTGCGATGATTCGTGACAGGGCGGTAAAACCATTCCAAAAGAAAATATACAGCCTATTGAGCTTTGGATGGACAGGCCGTGCCAAAGACTGGCAACGTTTTGAAGAAGTGTCATTGGTATTGGCCGGTTTGGCCACACCGCTCGTACTTTCGGTGCATACCATCGTATCGTTCGACTTTGCCACCTCGGTGATACCCGGTTGGCACACCACCATCTTCCCTCCATACTTTGTTGCAGGGGCCATCTTCTCTGGCTTTGCCATGGTGCAGACCCTATTGATTATCATGAGAAAGGTATGCCATCTTGAGGCCTATATAACGGTACAACATATCGAACTGATGAACATCGTCATCATGATCACAGGGTCGATAGTGGGCTGTGCGTATATCACTGAGCTGTTCATCGCATGGTATTCTGGTGTGGAATACGAACAATATGCCTTCTTGAACAGGGCCACCGGGCCTTACTGGTGGGCCTATTGGTCGATGATGACCTGTAACGTGTTCTCACCACAGTTCATGTGGTTCAAAAAGTTGCGAACAAGCATTATGTTTTCGTTCTTCATTTCGATAGTGGTCAACATTGGAATGTGGTTCGAGCGTTTTGTGATCATCGTAACCTCATTGCACAGGGATTATTTGCCTTCATCGTGGACAATGTTCTCGCCGACCTTTGTCGATGTGGGCATTTTTATAGGCACCGTTGGATTTTTCTTTGTATTGTTCTTGTTGTATTCGAGAACGTTCCCCGTGATTGCCCAAGCAGAGGTAAAATCGATTTTGAAATCGTCGGGTGAGCGCTATAAAAGACTTCGAGAAGAGGGCAAGGCCATGTACCAAATGCCTTCTGCGAAGAAAGAAGTGAAAAAAGCTGAAGTTCAAGAAACAGAAGATAAGTCAAAAGACGTATCGACCTTGCTCGACTCATTGGGGACCTTTGATCCCGAAACGGATACCCCCGATGATTTGAAGAAAGTAAAAGGTATCGGTCCGCAAATGGAAAAAGCACTGAACCAGATCGGCATTTATTCTTTCGAGCAGGTCAGCCGAATGACCGAGAAAGAATACGATCTATTAGATTCGATCACAGGCTCTTTCCCGGGTAGGGCACAAAGAGATGACTGGGCCGGTCAGGCGCAAGAACTAAAAAACAAAAAGTAG
- a CDS encoding TAT-variant-translocated molybdopterin oxidoreductase: protein MASNKKYWKSEAELNPNDSIVETLRQNEFVEEIPVDEFLGDKENLSATNTNRRDFLKYVGFSTAAASLAACEGPVRKSIPYVVQPDRIVPGVANYYATTIADGFDFASILVKTREGRPIKIENNTEAKVKGSANARVQASVLSLYDSKRVQGPMANGEPIEWDVLDATVRAKLNALKNSNQKVALLTQTYASPSTERLVAEFSEAYGNVDHVVYDAISEDAALNAFEAAYGERALPDYDFSQAGLIVSFGADFLADWQGGGYDDGYAKGRVPKNGKMSKHIQLESNMSLTGANADKRIPLTPTQQKIALAKLYGKLNGSSVGGGTSEVDGAVDAIAMQIRKAGSKAVVITGLDDVNAQTVVLAINKMLGSVAFDAENPKYIRQGNTAKINRLIGEMNAGRIGLLIMDGVNPVYTLPNADEFVAGLDRVDVSVSFSFNNDETAQSSDYVAAAPHYLESWGDAQFKKGHYTLAQPTIRELFDTRQFQTALLKWMDSDKTYYDYLRETWETNILNGGSWNQALHDGVFAQGDISVEAEEGAQQQANPEETSEENVESTIVSIASAVRSLANATSGGTELVLYSKVGMGDGRQANNPWLQEFPDPISRVSWDNYMTVSKADAEKWGFENWNVANGGLNGSYAKLTVDGATIDGVPVIIQPGQAVGTIGLSFGYGKQAGMKADMRTGVNAYKLYKEFNNVQSVTIEKASGEHEFACIQLHNTLMGRGDIIKETTLEIFNTKDHSEWNPIPVVSLNHNEVPATSVDLWDEFDRSIGHHFNMSIDLNACTGCGACVIACHAENNVPVVGKKEVRLSRDMHWLRIDRYYSSEETFSEDVDTKDTAEGGYRNTMLELENPSANPQVAFQPVMCQHCNHAPCETVCPVAATSHSRQGQNHMAYNRCVGTRYCANNCPYKVRRFNWFLYSDNDEFDYNMNNDLGKMVLNPDVNVRSRGVMEKCSMCIQMTQKTILDAKREGRQIKDGEFKTACSAACSSGAIVFGDVNDKESEVAKLKEDDRMYHLLEHVGTKPNVFYHVKVRNIDEA from the coding sequence ATGGCATCAAACAAGAAATATTGGAAGAGTGAAGCGGAGTTGAATCCGAACGATTCCATTGTTGAGACGCTTAGACAGAATGAATTCGTTGAAGAAATTCCGGTTGACGAGTTTTTGGGTGATAAAGAGAATTTGTCGGCTACCAACACGAACCGAAGGGATTTTTTGAAATACGTGGGTTTCAGTACCGCTGCGGCTTCTTTGGCCGCCTGCGAAGGGCCGGTAAGAAAGTCCATTCCCTATGTGGTGCAGCCCGATAGAATAGTGCCCGGTGTCGCCAATTATTATGCTACCACCATCGCCGACGGATTTGATTTTGCCAGTATTTTGGTGAAGACCCGAGAGGGCAGGCCCATTAAAATAGAGAACAATACCGAGGCCAAGGTCAAAGGTAGTGCCAATGCAAGGGTACAGGCCTCTGTGCTTTCGCTGTACGACAGTAAAAGGGTGCAAGGGCCAATGGCCAATGGAGAGCCCATTGAGTGGGATGTTCTTGATGCCACGGTAAGGGCAAAATTGAACGCCCTCAAAAACTCGAACCAAAAAGTGGCATTGCTCACACAGACCTATGCGAGCCCATCGACAGAACGATTGGTAGCTGAATTTTCAGAAGCCTATGGCAATGTCGACCATGTGGTCTATGATGCCATTTCTGAGGATGCGGCCCTGAATGCCTTTGAAGCCGCATATGGTGAAAGGGCACTGCCAGACTATGATTTTTCACAAGCAGGTCTCATTGTTTCTTTCGGTGCAGATTTCTTGGCCGATTGGCAAGGTGGCGGTTATGACGATGGTTATGCAAAAGGTCGTGTTCCAAAGAACGGAAAGATGTCGAAGCATATCCAGTTAGAGTCCAATATGTCACTGACCGGTGCCAATGCCGATAAACGAATTCCGCTGACACCGACCCAACAGAAAATTGCCTTGGCAAAACTGTACGGCAAGCTCAATGGAAGCAGTGTGGGAGGAGGGACATCTGAGGTTGATGGTGCAGTTGATGCCATCGCCATGCAAATACGCAAAGCAGGTAGCAAAGCCGTAGTTATCACAGGTTTAGATGATGTAAATGCCCAGACAGTTGTACTCGCCATCAACAAAATGTTGGGAAGCGTGGCATTTGATGCCGAAAACCCAAAATATATCCGCCAAGGAAATACCGCAAAAATCAACCGTTTGATCGGTGAAATGAATGCCGGTCGCATCGGTCTTTTGATAATGGACGGAGTCAATCCCGTGTATACATTGCCCAATGCCGATGAATTTGTTGCCGGCCTTGACAGGGTAGATGTTTCGGTAAGCTTTTCATTCAATAATGATGAAACGGCCCAATCGTCTGATTATGTTGCTGCCGCTCCCCATTATTTAGAATCTTGGGGCGATGCACAATTCAAGAAAGGGCATTATACTTTGGCGCAGCCCACTATTAGAGAGCTGTTCGATACCCGACAGTTTCAGACAGCTTTGCTAAAGTGGATGGATAGTGACAAAACCTATTACGATTACCTTCGTGAAACATGGGAAACGAACATTCTCAATGGCGGTAGTTGGAACCAAGCCTTGCACGATGGGGTTTTTGCCCAGGGAGATATAAGTGTTGAAGCTGAAGAAGGTGCCCAACAACAGGCAAACCCAGAAGAAACTTCTGAAGAAAATGTAGAATCTACTATTGTTTCTATCGCTTCAGCCGTTCGTTCGTTGGCCAATGCGACAAGCGGCGGTACCGAACTGGTGCTGTATTCGAAAGTGGGCATGGGTGACGGTCGTCAGGCGAACAATCCTTGGTTGCAAGAATTTCCCGATCCCATTTCAAGGGTTTCTTGGGATAACTATATGACCGTTTCAAAAGCCGATGCCGAAAAGTGGGGCTTTGAGAATTGGAACGTGGCCAATGGAGGTTTGAACGGAAGCTATGCAAAGTTGACCGTTGATGGTGCAACCATTGATGGCGTGCCCGTGATCATACAGCCGGGGCAGGCCGTCGGAACCATAGGTCTTTCCTTTGGGTATGGCAAGCAAGCCGGTATGAAAGCTGACATGCGAACAGGTGTAAACGCCTACAAGCTGTACAAAGAATTCAACAATGTACAATCGGTTACGATTGAAAAAGCATCGGGCGAGCATGAGTTTGCCTGTATACAGCTGCACAATACCCTAATGGGTCGTGGCGATATCATCAAAGAGACCACACTTGAAATATTCAATACCAAAGACCATAGCGAGTGGAATCCGATTCCTGTAGTGTCATTGAACCATAACGAGGTTCCTGCCACTTCGGTCGATTTATGGGATGAGTTTGATAGAAGCATTGGGCACCATTTCAACATGTCGATTGATTTGAATGCCTGTACGGGTTGTGGTGCCTGCGTGATTGCCTGTCATGCCGAGAACAATGTTCCGGTGGTCGGTAAAAAAGAGGTGCGATTGTCTCGCGATATGCATTGGTTGCGTATCGATAGGTACTATTCGTCAGAAGAAACGTTCAGTGAAGACGTTGACACAAAAGATACCGCCGAGGGAGGGTATAGGAACACCATGCTCGAGTTGGAAAACCCGTCTGCGAACCCGCAGGTGGCCTTTCAGCCGGTCATGTGCCAGCACTGTAACCATGCCCCATGCGAGACCGTATGTCCGGTAGCGGCAACATCGCACAGCCGACAAGGGCAAAACCACATGGCCTACAATCGATGTGTGGGTACACGCTATTGTGCCAACAACTGTCCATATAAAGTTCGAAGGTTCAACTGGTTCCTCTACAGTGACAATGACGAGTTTGATTACAATATGAACAACGATCTTGGCAAGATGGTTCTAAACCCTGATGTGAATGTTCGCTCAAGAGGGGTGATGGAAAAATGCTCGATGTGTATCCAAATGACACAAAAGACCATTTTGGACGCTAAGAGAGAAGGCCGCCAAATCAAAGATGGTGAGTTCAAAACTGCATGTTCTGCAGCTTGTAGCTCAGGTGCCATTGTATTTGGTGACGTGAACGACAAAGAAAGCGAAGTGGCCAAGTTGAAAGAAGATGATAGAATGTACCATCTGCTAGAGCATGTGGGTACTAAACCCAATGTGTTCTATCATGTAAAGGTCAGAAATATAGACGAGGCATAA
- a CDS encoding c-type cytochrome, which produces MKKVLHRIQFSTVLGLSLFLFFLISNPVLAQEDAEAATVEAASDEGPCGPGDPVKGKQLFNQNCAACHALDRKMTGPALANATTRLMEEEGLDCDWIYSWIKNSPGMIASGDDYANRIYNEYNQAAMTAFPTLSDQDINDIIAYTEAPPPAPVAQAETADAGATAETSGGVSNEMVLGALILILALLVLMLILVNRTLKRIAEANGVALEKEKEKRIPIWKAFVQNQFLVLVSVIFLLLASAYYAFAWMMQIGIDQGYAPVQPIHYSHKIHAGDNKIECKYCHSSARTSKHSGIPSLNVCMNCHKSIYEYKGNPEGPSAEDLANGYTNEFYTNEIKKLYKAVGWDEENQRYTGETQPIEWVRIHNLPDFAYFNHSQHVSVAGIECQTCHGPVEEMEIMYQYSPLTMGWCIDCHRETNVKLADNPYYEKIHAELSKKYGVEQLTAAQMGALECGKCHY; this is translated from the coding sequence ATGAAAAAGGTTTTACACCGCATTCAATTTTCAACGGTTTTAGGTCTAAGTTTATTTCTTTTCTTTCTTATTTCAAATCCAGTTTTGGCGCAAGAAGATGCCGAGGCAGCGACTGTGGAAGCAGCTTCTGATGAAGGCCCCTGTGGACCGGGTGACCCTGTCAAGGGAAAACAGCTGTTCAACCAGAACTGTGCCGCTTGTCATGCATTGGATAGAAAGATGACGGGCCCGGCTTTGGCCAATGCCACCACGAGGTTGATGGAAGAAGAGGGACTGGACTGTGATTGGATATACAGTTGGATCAAAAACAGTCCGGGCATGATCGCATCTGGCGATGACTATGCCAATAGAATTTATAACGAATACAACCAAGCGGCGATGACCGCTTTTCCAACGCTCAGCGACCAGGATATCAATGATATCATTGCTTACACAGAAGCGCCGCCACCAGCCCCTGTAGCACAAGCTGAAACCGCAGATGCCGGAGCCACGGCAGAAACATCGGGCGGTGTTTCAAATGAAATGGTATTGGGCGCTTTGATACTTATTTTAGCCCTTTTGGTGCTCATGCTGATTTTGGTGAACCGAACCTTGAAACGTATCGCTGAAGCCAATGGGGTGGCACTTGAGAAGGAAAAAGAAAAGCGCATCCCGATTTGGAAAGCTTTTGTGCAAAATCAATTCTTGGTTTTGGTATCGGTGATCTTTCTGCTTTTGGCAAGCGCTTATTATGCCTTTGCGTGGATGATGCAAATAGGTATCGATCAAGGATATGCCCCTGTTCAGCCCATCCATTATTCCCATAAGATCCATGCCGGCGATAACAAAATCGAATGTAAGTACTGTCACTCTTCGGCAAGAACATCAAAGCATTCTGGCATTCCTTCATTGAATGTATGTATGAATTGTCATAAGTCGATTTATGAGTACAAGGGCAATCCTGAAGGGCCCAGTGCCGAAGATTTGGCCAATGGTTATACCAATGAGTTCTATACCAACGAAATCAAAAAATTGTATAAGGCAGTGGGCTGGGATGAAGAAAACCAACGCTACACGGGCGAGACCCAACCTATAGAATGGGTGCGGATACACAACCTGCCCGATTTTGCCTATTTCAACCACTCACAGCACGTATCGGTTGCCGGTATTGAATGCCAGACCTGTCATGGCCCGGTTGAAGAAATGGAGATCATGTACCAATATTCACCCCTTACCATGGGTTGGTGCATTGATTGTCACCGTGAGACCAATGTAAAATTGGCCGATAACCCGTACTATGAAAAAATACACGCCGAATTGTCCAAAAAATATGGAGTTGAGCAGTTGACGGCAGCGCAGATGGGGGCATTGGAGTGTGGTAAGTGTCACTATTAA
- a CDS encoding SPOR domain-containing protein: protein MKNISKTFATVAFALGFFFIAKAQEGTVNIQQDERIDKLMTVYKSVNSKAEFYQIQVGFGSYEKAQNLKSQVDIDFPGWYSKIEFESPTYRVRLGRFKTKLEAERKFLEVRKKYPSAMLLKPESDSR, encoded by the coding sequence ATGAAAAATATCTCAAAAACCTTTGCCACAGTTGCATTTGCATTGGGTTTTTTCTTCATTGCAAAGGCCCAAGAGGGCACTGTGAACATTCAACAAGATGAACGAATCGACAAGCTGATGACCGTCTATAAATCGGTCAATTCAAAAGCGGAATTCTATCAAATTCAAGTAGGGTTCGGCAGTTACGAAAAAGCCCAAAATCTGAAATCACAGGTCGATATCGATTTTCCCGGATGGTATTCCAAAATCGAGTTTGAGTCCCCTACCTATCGTGTGCGTTTGGGCCGTTTCAAAACAAAACTTGAGGCCGAACGCAAGTTTCTGGAAGTGCGAAAAAAATATCCGAGTGCCATGTTGCTCAAACCCGAAAGTGACTCGCGCTGA